One Pseudodesulfovibrio cashew DNA window includes the following coding sequences:
- a CDS encoding BON domain-containing protein — translation MKRHLTILMLLLALVGLQALSGCAVYDVAVEERNAGDWANDKQISFLIEKQFLEDDAIKYLDFDAYSYYGHVYLVGEYENRGQVERAVAIAKATEGVRQVTTYFLPKREEDLCGTTDNLEISATIRQKLITDKTIWSTNIDIEMIQCNVVLLGVVGDKTQKAKAEAYARETPGVRNVKSYLTVN, via the coding sequence ATGAAACGACATCTGACCATTCTTATGCTTCTGCTGGCCCTGGTGGGCCTCCAGGCCCTGTCCGGCTGCGCGGTCTACGACGTGGCGGTGGAAGAGCGCAACGCAGGCGACTGGGCCAACGACAAGCAGATATCCTTTTTGATAGAAAAACAGTTCCTGGAAGACGACGCCATCAAGTACCTCGACTTCGATGCGTACAGCTATTACGGCCACGTCTATCTGGTGGGCGAATATGAAAATCGCGGCCAGGTGGAGCGCGCCGTGGCCATCGCCAAGGCCACCGAGGGAGTGCGCCAGGTGACCACCTACTTCCTGCCCAAGCGGGAGGAGGACCTCTGCGGCACCACGGACAATCTGGAGATCTCCGCCACCATCCGCCAGAAGCTGATCACGGACAAGACCATCTGGTCCACGAACATCGACATCGAGATGATTCAGTGCAACGTGGTCCTGCTCGGCGTGGTGGGCGACAAGACGCAGAAAGCCAAGGCCGAGGCCTACGCCAGGGAGACCCCGGGCGTGCGCAACGTGAAATCCTACCTGACGGTCAACTGA
- a CDS encoding C40 family peptidase yields MSCSTAHTFCKAAGAALCLILLLMGGCASRSVPQPESEPRHATRQKASPKAAAVIRTARVLLGAPYKWGGTSPKTGFDCSGFVWFVYHQNGINLPRISWQQFGVGEAVGFEDIRPGDLLFHKVDKGAKSLHVGIVTDRGTFIHAPSSGKRVMESLLSNEYWRTHFIGARRLL; encoded by the coding sequence ATGTCCTGCAGCACCGCCCATACGTTTTGTAAAGCCGCAGGCGCGGCCCTGTGCCTGATCCTGCTGCTCATGGGCGGGTGCGCGTCCAGGTCCGTGCCGCAACCCGAGTCCGAGCCCCGGCATGCCACCCGGCAAAAGGCCTCTCCGAAGGCCGCCGCCGTCATTCGCACGGCCCGCGTTCTGCTCGGCGCGCCCTACAAATGGGGCGGGACCTCCCCGAAAACGGGCTTCGACTGCTCCGGCTTCGTCTGGTTCGTCTACCATCAGAACGGGATCAACCTGCCCCGCATCTCCTGGCAGCAGTTCGGGGTGGGCGAGGCCGTTGGCTTCGAGGACATCCGCCCCGGCGACCTGCTCTTCCACAAGGTGGACAAGGGAGCCAAGTCCCTGCACGTGGGCATCGTCACGGACCGGGGAACCTTCATCCACGCCCCCAGCTCGGGCAAGCGGGTCATGGAGTCGCTCCTGAGCAACGAGTACTGGCGGACGCACTTCATTGGGGCGCGGCGACTGCTGTAG
- a CDS encoding alpha,alpha-trehalose-phosphate synthase (UDP-forming) translates to MAFQQQRLVVVSNRLPAALKKTDDGWEVKAGAGGLVTALAPVLKNRGGVWIGWSGSSDPNLDVDSLLADFSSKAGYDLYTVPLTPEEVDGYYFGFSNEIIWPLFHDLQSRCRFHPRYWRMYLDVNFKFAEMVARKTNSDDYIWIQDYHLMHQAFFLKSMGVKRRTGFFLHIPFPTPDIFMKLPWRWKVIQALTEFDLVGFQTMQDRRNFSACLRRLMPEARVQGRGAVVTMDLGNRQFRLGAFPISIDYNQFSEMAERPEVEQQTFSIKEALRHRKIILGVDRLDYTKGIPERIRSFQTLLRQFPELKGNVNFVQIAVPSREEVDEYKELRTEIEQLVGRVNGEFSFPGWVPVHYHYRSFPHDELVAYYSAADIALVTPLKDGMNLVAKEYCACNTSGDGVLVLSEFAGAAAQLQKDAYLVNPYDMEGIAKALHRCLHWDREERRSHMTHLRDQVRKNNIYWWVDSFLQAGISKTLVDFPEVDTLKFERV, encoded by the coding sequence ATGGCGTTCCAGCAACAGAGGCTCGTGGTAGTGTCCAACCGCCTTCCGGCGGCGCTCAAGAAGACGGACGACGGATGGGAGGTCAAGGCGGGTGCTGGCGGCCTTGTCACGGCTCTGGCCCCGGTGCTCAAGAACCGTGGCGGCGTCTGGATCGGCTGGTCCGGCTCCTCGGACCCCAATCTGGACGTGGATTCCCTGCTGGCGGACTTCTCCTCCAAGGCGGGCTACGACCTCTATACCGTCCCCCTGACCCCGGAAGAGGTGGACGGCTACTACTTCGGTTTTTCCAACGAGATCATCTGGCCACTGTTTCACGATCTTCAGTCCCGCTGCCGCTTTCATCCCCGCTACTGGCGCATGTACCTGGACGTGAATTTCAAGTTCGCCGAGATGGTCGCGCGCAAGACCAACAGCGACGACTACATCTGGATTCAGGACTATCACCTCATGCACCAGGCGTTTTTCCTCAAGAGCATGGGGGTCAAGCGGCGAACCGGCTTCTTCCTGCACATCCCGTTTCCCACCCCGGACATCTTCATGAAGCTGCCGTGGCGCTGGAAGGTCATCCAGGCCCTGACCGAGTTTGATCTGGTCGGGTTCCAGACCATGCAGGACCGGCGCAACTTCTCGGCCTGCCTCCGGCGGCTGATGCCAGAGGCCCGCGTTCAGGGCCGGGGCGCGGTGGTCACCATGGACCTGGGCAACCGCCAGTTCCGCCTGGGAGCCTTCCCCATCTCCATCGACTACAACCAGTTTTCCGAGATGGCCGAGCGGCCCGAGGTCGAGCAGCAGACTTTCTCCATCAAGGAGGCGCTCCGGCACCGGAAGATAATCCTGGGCGTCGATCGACTGGACTACACCAAGGGCATTCCCGAGCGCATCCGCTCCTTCCAGACCCTGCTGCGGCAGTTCCCGGAACTCAAGGGGAATGTGAACTTCGTCCAGATCGCGGTGCCCAGCCGCGAGGAGGTGGACGAGTACAAGGAGCTGCGGACCGAGATCGAGCAACTGGTGGGCAGGGTCAACGGCGAGTTCTCCTTTCCGGGCTGGGTGCCGGTCCATTACCATTACCGCAGCTTTCCCCACGACGAGCTGGTAGCCTACTACAGCGCGGCGGACATCGCCCTGGTCACGCCGCTCAAGGACGGCATGAACCTGGTGGCCAAGGAGTATTGCGCCTGCAATACCAGCGGAGACGGCGTGCTGGTGCTCAGCGAGTTCGCCGGGGCCGCGGCCCAGCTCCAGAAGGACGCATACCTGGTCAACCCCTACGACATGGAGGGAATCGCCAAGGCCCTGCATCGCTGCCTGCACTGGGACAGGGAAGAGCGACGCAGTCACATGACCCATCTTCGGGACCAGGTGCGCAAGAACAACATCTACTGGTGGGTGGACTCGTTCCTACAGGCGGGCATTTCCAAGACCCTGGTGGACTTCCCCGAGGTGGACACGCTCAAGTTCGAGCGGGTGTAG
- a CDS encoding co-chaperone GroES, translating to MGLKPLNDRVIVKRKDQEEKTSGGIYIPDSAKEKPQAGEVVAAGPECKTVKDGDAVLFAKYAGSEFSVDGDELIIMREDDILGVFA from the coding sequence ATGGGTTTGAAACCGCTCAATGACCGCGTCATCGTCAAGAGGAAGGACCAGGAAGAAAAGACCTCCGGGGGCATCTACATCCCGGATTCCGCCAAGGAAAAGCCCCAGGCCGGTGAAGTCGTGGCCGCAGGCCCCGAGTGCAAGACCGTCAAGGACGGCGACGCCGTGCTGTTCGCCAAGTACGCCGGCAGCGAATTTTCCGTGGATGGCGACGAGTTGATCATCATGCGCGAGGACGACATCCTCGGCGTGTTCGCCTAA
- the groL gene encoding chaperonin GroEL (60 kDa chaperone family; promotes refolding of misfolded polypeptides especially under stressful conditions; forms two stacked rings of heptamers to form a barrel-shaped 14mer; ends can be capped by GroES; misfolded proteins enter the barrel where they are refolded when GroES binds) has translation MAKAIDYKAVAREGMQKGVNILADAVKVTLGPKGRNVMLEKTWGAPQVTKDGVTVAEKIDLEDKLENMGAQMVKEVASKTNEIAGDGTTTATILSQAIFNEGVKLLAAGRNPMSIKRGIDLAVENVVAELEKLAKPVKKSSEIAQVGAISANNDAAIGEILAVAVDKVGNNGVITVEESQGLSIELDVVEGMQWDNGWLSPYFVTDQDKQEAVFENPFILLSEGKISNIKPLVPILEAVAKAGRPLLVIAETVENEALAGLTINAMRGALKVCAVKAPGFGDRRKEMIRDIGIMTGAGVVSEDTAVTLESIRPEDFGTAKKVVISKKNTLIVGGAGDKEAIDRRCEEISNMAANATSEYDREKLQERLAKLVGGVAVVKVGAPTEVEMKERKDRVEDALNATRAAVDEGIVPGGGTALVRAGKGLAKLKGANDTEQAGIAIIARAIEEPLRQIANNCGLEGTVVVEKVKNLKGANGFNAATGEYVDLVKEGVIDPKKVTRIALQNAASVSSMLLTTECAISEAVEEDD, from the coding sequence ATGGCAAAAGCAATCGATTACAAGGCTGTCGCCCGCGAGGGCATGCAGAAAGGCGTCAACATCCTGGCCGACGCCGTCAAGGTCACCCTTGGCCCCAAGGGCCGCAACGTCATGCTGGAAAAGACCTGGGGCGCTCCCCAGGTGACCAAGGACGGCGTGACCGTCGCCGAGAAGATCGACCTCGAGGACAAGCTCGAGAACATGGGCGCCCAGATGGTCAAGGAAGTCGCTTCCAAGACCAACGAGATCGCCGGTGACGGCACCACCACCGCCACCATCCTTTCCCAGGCCATCTTCAACGAGGGCGTGAAGCTGCTGGCCGCCGGCCGTAACCCCATGTCCATCAAGCGCGGCATCGACCTCGCCGTGGAAAACGTGGTAGCCGAGCTGGAGAAGCTGGCCAAGCCTGTGAAGAAGAGCTCCGAGATCGCCCAGGTCGGCGCCATCTCCGCCAACAACGACGCCGCCATCGGCGAGATCCTGGCCGTGGCCGTGGACAAGGTCGGCAACAACGGCGTCATCACTGTCGAAGAGTCCCAAGGCCTGTCCATCGAACTGGACGTGGTCGAAGGCATGCAGTGGGACAACGGTTGGCTCTCCCCCTATTTCGTCACTGATCAGGACAAGCAGGAAGCGGTCTTCGAAAACCCGTTCATCCTCCTGTCCGAAGGCAAGATTTCCAACATCAAGCCCCTGGTGCCCATCCTGGAGGCCGTAGCCAAGGCCGGTCGCCCCCTGCTGGTCATCGCCGAGACCGTTGAGAACGAGGCCCTGGCCGGCCTGACCATCAACGCCATGCGCGGCGCCCTCAAGGTCTGCGCAGTCAAGGCCCCCGGATTCGGCGATCGCCGCAAGGAAATGATCCGTGACATCGGCATCATGACCGGCGCGGGCGTGGTTTCCGAGGACACCGCCGTGACCCTGGAATCCATCCGCCCCGAAGACTTCGGCACCGCCAAGAAGGTCGTTATCTCCAAGAAGAACACCCTCATCGTGGGCGGCGCAGGCGACAAGGAAGCCATCGACCGCCGCTGCGAGGAGATCAGCAACATGGCTGCCAACGCCACCAGCGAGTACGACCGCGAAAAGCTGCAGGAACGCCTGGCCAAGCTGGTCGGCGGCGTTGCCGTGGTCAAGGTCGGCGCTCCCACCGAAGTGGAGATGAAGGAGCGCAAGGACCGCGTGGAAGACGCCCTGAACGCCACCCGCGCCGCCGTTGACGAAGGCATCGTGCCCGGCGGCGGCACCGCCCTGGTGCGCGCCGGCAAGGGCCTGGCCAAGCTCAAGGGTGCCAACGACACCGAGCAGGCCGGCATCGCCATCATCGCCCGGGCCATTGAGGAGCCCCTCCGCCAGATCGCCAACAACTGCGGCCTGGAAGGCACCGTGGTGGTGGAAAAGGTCAAGAACCTCAAGGGCGCCAACGGCTTCAATGCCGCCACCGGCGAGTACGTCGACCTAGTCAAGGAAGGCGTCATCGATCCCAAGAAGGTGACCCGTATCGCCCTGCAGAACGCCGCCTCGGTCTCCTCCATGCTGCTGACCACCGAGTGCGCCATCTCCGAAGCCGTCGAAGAAGACGACTAG
- a CDS encoding tetratricopeptide repeat protein, producing the protein MSFFSRLVPPSRKGENNFKRARAAELRRDFDKAQAYFSAAAGAFDDHFARLKDKGKAPRASHLAMAGICYTKLGRNEDAITILEQCLAIKDVPDAYLHAGYAAAKLGDADRAVDYWDRYPQWAEQRIVAKALKEQVQALREEKISLQAACEAVAHAVHQQDKHNAGVRLMRRGKKEYPPHRGY; encoded by the coding sequence ATGTCATTTTTTTCCAGGCTGGTCCCGCCCTCCCGCAAGGGGGAGAATAATTTCAAGCGAGCCCGCGCCGCCGAGTTGCGCCGCGATTTCGACAAGGCGCAAGCGTATTTCAGCGCCGCCGCCGGAGCCTTTGACGACCATTTCGCTCGGCTGAAAGACAAGGGCAAGGCTCCGAGGGCGTCGCACCTGGCCATGGCAGGAATCTGCTACACGAAGCTCGGGCGCAACGAGGATGCGATCACGATCCTTGAGCAATGCCTCGCCATAAAGGATGTCCCGGACGCCTATCTGCACGCGGGATACGCCGCCGCCAAGCTCGGCGACGCTGACCGGGCTGTGGACTACTGGGATCGATATCCCCAGTGGGCGGAGCAGCGCATCGTGGCCAAAGCCCTGAAGGAACAGGTCCAGGCTCTCCGCGAGGAAAAGATCTCCCTCCAGGCCGCCTGCGAGGCGGTGGCCCACGCCGTCCATCAACAGGACAAGCACAACGCCGGAGTCCGTCTCATGCGGCGCGGCAAAAAGGAATATCCGCCCCACCGGGGATATTGA
- a CDS encoding methyl-accepting chemotaxis protein, whose product MKLRTKLMLMQVVTVVVAIIALSSIFVQQIADYAENEMETFRREALEEEKQRLMDLVQMASGTVESFYDRSQDVAALKKAKKKDLERVVDAVYGQVEAYYQEHKGASREELVRGLEKIVLPARYDGDNYVWVHDLDDVVLVHPSDALVGKDMSSLKDIKGTMIFGTMTGVARKDGAGMVSYWWPKPGETEAKLKITYVRLLPEAGWIIGTGSWLEDIEPEMQAEALRQVAKMRLSDGNYFWINDLTPKMVMHPTNPDLDGKDIGGIQDASGKRLFAEMTQVAREQGQGYVRYNWSKPGESGSFPKLSYVKLFKPWGWVVGMGVYIDSIDAAVAAKQASLDATVKSMILMVLGVAAVLALLGVGAGIFGSKSVTNTIGGEPVDIAAVATRVSDGDLSIADGTDAARAMGILKSMFGMADNLKKVVGEVQSATDNVAAGSEELSASSETLSQSSVEQAASVEEVSASLVEIVGSIRKNAENAEETSRIADTSRNDIQSGESSVRRTVDAMRQIADKIVFIEEIARQTNLLALNAAIEAARAGEQGKGFAVVAAEVRKLAERSGITAQEISELSASSVAVAEETGDLFQRLAPEIARTAELIKGVAQVCAEQNHGVSQIERAMSQLDTVIQQNAMASEEMASTSEELASQAAALQDAMRYFQVGTEPEVNRVVVTGNTAALPAGEDDFVQY is encoded by the coding sequence ATGAAGCTCAGGACGAAGTTGATGTTGATGCAGGTTGTGACGGTTGTGGTGGCCATCATTGCGCTCAGTTCGATATTCGTGCAGCAGATAGCCGACTATGCGGAAAATGAGATGGAGACATTCCGGCGGGAGGCGCTGGAGGAGGAAAAACAGCGGCTCATGGACCTGGTCCAGATGGCCAGTGGCACCGTGGAGAGTTTCTATGATCGATCCCAGGACGTGGCAGCCCTGAAGAAGGCCAAGAAGAAAGATCTGGAGCGCGTAGTCGACGCGGTCTACGGACAGGTCGAGGCCTATTATCAGGAACACAAAGGTGCATCGCGCGAAGAACTTGTCCGGGGCCTGGAGAAAATCGTGCTGCCTGCCAGGTACGACGGGGACAACTATGTCTGGGTGCACGATCTGGATGACGTGGTGCTTGTCCACCCCTCGGATGCCCTGGTTGGCAAGGACATGAGCAGTCTCAAGGATATCAAGGGCACCATGATCTTCGGGACCATGACCGGAGTGGCCAGGAAGGACGGCGCCGGCATGGTCTCCTACTGGTGGCCCAAGCCGGGCGAGACCGAAGCCAAACTCAAGATTACCTATGTCCGCCTTCTGCCCGAAGCGGGCTGGATCATCGGCACGGGTTCATGGCTTGAGGACATCGAGCCCGAGATGCAGGCCGAGGCCCTGCGTCAGGTGGCCAAGATGCGCCTGAGCGACGGCAACTATTTCTGGATCAATGACCTTACGCCCAAGATGGTCATGCATCCGACCAACCCGGATCTCGACGGTAAGGATATCGGGGGGATACAGGATGCCAGCGGCAAGAGGCTCTTTGCCGAGATGACACAGGTCGCCCGGGAGCAGGGTCAGGGGTATGTTCGTTACAACTGGAGCAAGCCGGGCGAGTCCGGCTCGTTTCCCAAGCTCTCCTACGTCAAGCTGTTCAAACCCTGGGGATGGGTAGTGGGCATGGGAGTCTACATCGACAGTATCGACGCGGCCGTGGCCGCCAAGCAGGCCTCCCTGGATGCGACGGTCAAGAGCATGATCCTCATGGTCCTGGGCGTTGCGGCGGTCCTTGCCCTGTTGGGAGTGGGGGCCGGAATATTCGGCTCCAAGTCTGTGACCAATACCATCGGTGGTGAGCCCGTGGATATCGCCGCAGTCGCTACAAGGGTCTCAGACGGGGACCTGAGTATTGCCGATGGAACGGACGCGGCCAGGGCCATGGGCATTCTTAAATCCATGTTCGGGATGGCGGACAACCTGAAGAAGGTTGTGGGCGAGGTCCAGTCCGCCACCGACAATGTGGCCGCAGGCAGCGAGGAACTGTCCGCTTCCTCGGAAACGCTGTCGCAGTCCTCCGTGGAGCAGGCGGCTTCTGTGGAAGAGGTGTCGGCCTCATTGGTGGAGATCGTCGGCTCCATCCGCAAGAACGCGGAGAACGCCGAGGAGACGAGCCGCATCGCGGACACTTCCCGCAACGACATCCAGTCAGGCGAGTCTTCAGTACGACGTACCGTGGACGCCATGCGGCAGATCGCAGACAAGATCGTCTTCATCGAGGAGATAGCCCGGCAGACCAACCTGCTGGCCCTCAATGCGGCCATCGAGGCGGCCAGGGCTGGCGAGCAGGGCAAGGGGTTCGCGGTGGTCGCCGCCGAGGTGCGCAAGCTGGCCGAGCGCAGCGGCATCACGGCCCAGGAGATCAGTGAGCTCTCCGCCTCCAGCGTGGCCGTTGCCGAGGAGACCGGCGACCTTTTCCAGCGGCTGGCCCCGGAGATCGCCCGGACCGCCGAGCTGATCAAGGGCGTGGCCCAGGTCTGCGCCGAGCAGAATCACGGCGTCTCCCAGATCGAGCGAGCCATGAGCCAACTGGACACCGTGATCCAGCAGAACGCCATGGCCTCGGAGGAGATGGCCTCCACGTCCGAGGAGTTGGCCAGCCAGGCCGCCGCCCTGCAGGACGCCATGCGCTATTTCCAGGTGGGGACGGAGCCGGAAGTGAATCGGGTAGTAGTCACAGGGAATACTGCGGCGCTCCCCGCCGGGGAGGACGATTTCGTGCAGTACTAG
- a CDS encoding right-handed parallel beta-helix repeat-containing protein: MHRIIAITALLIFLTATPAMADRTVVGTGDPTMDVRNVQAAVKEGGQILLRGRFNFGQDGRVNITKSVRILGERDGSGDPKTRITGGFWTFYSPLPVKDAPPASTGPIIAIHDIHFDGAKGTPLHFPLVGGLDVRGCLVTDVAPQEINITWNDGETLLFQAGIVVGNRLDSPKRRIKRAATGTLTVADNRFFMETAKPDRTAGYGIMADWTWGADLKLTGNIIHRASRNGIEALDNTLGPKGEGSIAIDRNRIITAEEGIPYPHKYGPNGIVAGWYFSTTGGVEFSKNNRITLNGNRIEGRGDLSTGMLLYSNDVVATCNDIIMAGGSQARGIVQTGSRGFFANNRVRGEARYAIWCHPFEALKASANTFAWTDLNDFTGVKGQVLLAGTVNVIIGRVPALVDKGKGNRVVETKPCALPEADPEGDAWEPVSTQ, encoded by the coding sequence ATGCACCGGATCATCGCCATCACCGCCCTACTTATCTTTCTGACCGCAACGCCAGCAATGGCCGACCGGACAGTGGTTGGCACGGGCGACCCGACCATGGACGTGCGGAATGTCCAGGCGGCGGTGAAAGAAGGCGGCCAGATTCTCCTGCGCGGCAGGTTCAATTTCGGTCAGGACGGACGGGTGAACATCACCAAATCCGTACGTATCCTGGGCGAACGGGACGGTTCGGGCGACCCCAAAACCCGAATCACCGGCGGCTTCTGGACCTTCTACTCCCCCCTGCCGGTAAAGGATGCACCCCCGGCCTCAACCGGACCGATCATCGCGATCCACGACATCCACTTCGACGGAGCCAAGGGCACTCCCCTGCATTTCCCGCTCGTGGGAGGCCTGGATGTGCGCGGTTGCCTGGTAACCGATGTTGCCCCACAGGAGATCAACATCACCTGGAACGACGGGGAAACCCTGCTTTTCCAGGCGGGCATCGTGGTGGGCAACCGTCTGGACAGTCCTAAACGGCGCATCAAGCGGGCAGCCACCGGCACCCTGACCGTCGCTGACAACCGCTTCTTCATGGAGACGGCCAAACCAGACCGCACCGCCGGGTACGGAATCATGGCGGACTGGACCTGGGGTGCCGACCTCAAGCTGACCGGCAACATCATCCACCGCGCCTCGCGCAACGGCATCGAGGCCCTGGACAACACCCTCGGGCCCAAGGGCGAAGGCTCCATCGCCATCGATCGCAACCGAATCATCACGGCCGAAGAGGGCATCCCATACCCGCACAAGTACGGCCCCAACGGCATCGTGGCCGGGTGGTACTTCAGCACAACAGGCGGCGTGGAGTTCTCCAAGAACAACCGGATCACGCTCAATGGTAACCGGATCGAGGGGCGGGGCGACCTGTCCACGGGCATGCTGCTCTACTCCAATGACGTCGTGGCCACCTGCAACGACATCATAATGGCCGGAGGTAGCCAGGCCAGGGGTATCGTCCAGACAGGATCACGAGGCTTCTTCGCAAACAACCGAGTCCGTGGAGAAGCGCGCTACGCCATCTGGTGCCACCCCTTCGAAGCGCTCAAGGCCTCGGCCAACACCTTTGCCTGGACAGACCTGAACGACTTCACCGGCGTCAAAGGCCAGGTCCTGCTGGCCGGAACGGTCAATGTGATCATAGGCCGGGTCCCGGCACTCGTGGATAAGGGAAAAGGCAACCGGGTGGTTGAGACCAAGCCCTGCGCCCTGCCCGAGGCCGATCCCGAAGGCGATGCCTGGGAGCCCGTCTCCACACAATAG
- a CDS encoding DUF2325 domain-containing protein: MCAALVGGMDRLKRDYMNEAKKNGVKLKCYTGKERKISGTLGKVDFVVLFTNKVSHKARKDVLAAVRGTDTPVIMRHSCGVSSLRECLDEAGA, translated from the coding sequence ATGTGCGCAGCATTGGTGGGCGGAATGGATCGGCTCAAACGGGATTACATGAACGAGGCAAAGAAAAACGGCGTCAAACTCAAATGCTACACCGGCAAGGAACGGAAGATTTCAGGCACGCTGGGCAAGGTCGATTTCGTGGTCCTGTTCACAAACAAGGTCTCGCACAAGGCGCGCAAGGATGTCCTGGCTGCTGTCCGCGGTACGGACACGCCAGTTATCATGCGCCACTCCTGCGGGGTCAGTTCCCTCAGGGAATGCCTGGACGAAGCCGGGGCGTGA
- a CDS encoding chemotaxis protein — MSEQEILLETGTNELEIIEFFINETVGDKVETHYFGVNVAKVLEVVEAPEGLTGSEAAAHPSFLGTIPLRDLILPVVDLSIWLSIARGKEVNEPIIVTEFNGMITGFLVSGVTQIHRINWADVEPPNRYFSSMETNCITGTIKIRDRFVLMLDLEQVLADLDESGQTRGNLSDVVSDERYRALIADDSTSVRELLRTNFSNANFETELVGDGAQAWGKLEDIKAKATAEGKSPLDYLDVVVSDVEMPKMDGYTLTRRIKEDPVLKVLPVALFSSLISNSVLHKGKAVMADAQITKPEFNSLTQKVINLVKDWQAQAE; from the coding sequence ATGAGCGAACAGGAAATTTTGTTGGAGACCGGAACGAATGAACTTGAGATAATTGAGTTCTTCATCAATGAAACGGTCGGGGACAAGGTCGAGACCCATTATTTCGGCGTCAACGTGGCCAAGGTTCTGGAAGTGGTCGAAGCCCCCGAGGGACTGACCGGGTCCGAGGCGGCGGCCCATCCGAGCTTTTTGGGAACGATCCCCCTGCGGGACCTGATTCTTCCCGTGGTCGATCTCTCCATCTGGCTGAGTATTGCGCGGGGCAAGGAGGTCAACGAACCGATCATCGTTACCGAGTTCAACGGCATGATCACCGGGTTCCTGGTTTCCGGGGTCACCCAGATCCACCGCATTAACTGGGCCGACGTGGAGCCGCCCAACCGCTACTTTTCCAGCATGGAAACGAACTGCATCACCGGGACGATCAAGATTCGGGACCGGTTCGTGCTCATGCTCGACCTGGAGCAGGTCCTGGCTGATCTGGACGAGTCCGGGCAGACACGGGGAAACCTCTCCGATGTGGTCTCGGACGAACGGTACCGGGCCTTGATCGCTGATGATTCCACTTCCGTTCGGGAACTGCTGCGAACCAACTTCAGCAACGCCAATTTCGAGACCGAACTGGTGGGCGACGGCGCCCAGGCATGGGGCAAGCTGGAGGATATCAAGGCGAAGGCCACCGCCGAGGGCAAGAGCCCCTTGGATTATCTGGACGTAGTGGTCTCCGACGTGGAAATGCCGAAGATGGACGGCTACACCCTGACTCGACGCATCAAGGAAGACCCGGTGCTCAAGGTCCTTCCCGTGGCGTTGTTCTCCTCGCTCATTTCCAACTCCGTGCTGCACAAGGGAAAGGCCGTCATGGCCGACGCCCAGATCACCAAGCCCGAGTTTAACTCCCTGACGCAGAAGGTCATCAACCTGGTCAAAGACTGGCAGGCCCAGGCGGAGTGA